In the Pseudolabrys taiwanensis genome, one interval contains:
- the rpsU gene encoding 30S ribosomal protein S21, producing MQVLVRDNNVDQALKALKKKMQREGIFREMKLRGHYEKPSEKKAREKAEAIRRARKLARKKMQREGLLPMKPKTTPGAGGPGAGGRGGAGGGARRFG from the coding sequence GTGCAAGTACTCGTTCGCGACAACAACGTCGATCAAGCCCTGAAGGCGCTCAAGAAGAAGATGCAGCGCGAGGGCATTTTCCGCGAAATGAAGCTTCGCGGTCACTACGAAAAGCCGTCGGAAAAGAAGGCGCGGGAAAAGGCGGAAGCGATCCGTCGGGCTCGCAAGCTTGCGCGCAAGAAGATGCAGCGCGAGGGCCTGTTGCCGATGAAGCCGAAGACGACTCCTGGCGCGGGCGGTCCCGGCGCAGGCGGTCGCGGTGGCGCGGGCGGCGGTGCACGCCGGTTCGGCTAA
- a CDS encoding glutathione S-transferase family protein: MPLTLYLHPLSSYCHKALIALYENGTPFTPHLVNLGDKESRTTFKQIWPVGKFPVLRDDARVVPESTIIIEYLARHYPGPVKLIPDAADPALEVRAIDRFYDLHVHTHMQKIIGDRIRPEGKKDPHGVEHALNALNTALGLVEKDMGARTWAAGEDFTLADCAAAPCLFYIDEAIGPLAGRYPNLAAYLGRLKQRPSFARALKEAEPFMHMLPR, from the coding sequence ATGCCGCTCACGCTCTATCTCCACCCGCTATCGTCCTACTGCCACAAGGCGCTGATTGCGCTCTACGAGAACGGCACGCCGTTCACGCCGCATCTCGTCAACCTCGGCGACAAGGAATCGCGCACGACGTTCAAGCAGATCTGGCCCGTCGGCAAATTTCCCGTGCTGCGCGACGACGCGCGCGTGGTGCCGGAATCGACGATCATCATCGAATACCTCGCGCGGCATTATCCGGGGCCGGTGAAGCTCATCCCGGACGCCGCCGACCCGGCGCTCGAGGTGCGCGCCATCGACCGCTTCTACGATCTGCATGTTCACACCCACATGCAGAAGATCATCGGCGATCGGATAAGGCCCGAGGGCAAGAAGGATCCGCACGGCGTCGAGCATGCGCTGAACGCCCTGAACACCGCGCTCGGGCTCGTCGAGAAGGACATGGGCGCGCGAACCTGGGCGGCGGGAGAGGACTTCACATTGGCCGACTGCGCAGCGGCGCCGTGCTTGTTCTATATCGACGAGGCGATCGGCCCGCTCGCCGGCCGCTACCCGAATCTCGCCGCCTATCTCGGCCGGCTGAAACAGCGACCGTCCTTCGCGCGGGCGCTGAAAGAGGCCGAGCCCTTCATGCATATGCTGCCGCGCTGA
- a CDS encoding dihydrofolate reductase family protein, which yields MSRLVVRAFSVSLDGYGAGPEQSLEKPLGVGGETLHTWAFGTRTFKKMFGQEGGSTGVDEDFAARSFENLGAWILGRNMFGPIRGDWPDENWKGWWGDNPPYHCPVFVLTHYPRASIEMEGGTTFHFVTDGIHAALERATQAANGRDVRIGGGAATIRQYLAAGLVDEMHLAVSPVVLGTGEPFFAGIDLPKLGFERTEHVATEHATHVVLTRRPK from the coding sequence ATGTCGAGGCTGGTCGTCAGGGCCTTTTCGGTTTCGCTCGATGGTTACGGCGCGGGGCCCGAGCAGAGTCTCGAGAAACCGCTCGGCGTTGGTGGCGAGACCTTGCACACCTGGGCGTTCGGCACGCGCACGTTCAAGAAGATGTTCGGACAGGAGGGCGGCTCGACGGGCGTCGACGAGGATTTCGCCGCACGCAGTTTCGAGAATCTCGGCGCGTGGATCCTCGGCCGCAACATGTTCGGGCCGATCCGCGGCGATTGGCCGGACGAGAATTGGAAAGGCTGGTGGGGCGACAACCCGCCCTATCACTGTCCGGTCTTCGTGCTCACGCACTATCCGCGCGCATCAATCGAGATGGAGGGCGGCACGACCTTCCACTTCGTCACCGACGGCATTCACGCCGCGCTGGAGCGCGCGACGCAGGCCGCCAACGGCCGTGACGTCCGCATCGGCGGCGGCGCCGCCACCATCCGGCAATATCTGGCGGCCGGCCTGGTCGATGAAATGCATCTGGCCGTTTCGCCGGTCGTGCTCGGCACCGGTGAGCCTTTCTTCGCCGGCATCGATCTGCCCAAGCTCGGCTTCGAGCGCACCGAACACGTGGCGACCGAACACGCCACGCATGTGGTGCTGACACGCCGTCCCAAATAG
- a CDS encoding winged helix-turn-helix transcriptional regulator, which yields MHEAHRSGCPINLTLEVLGDKWSLLIVRDIIFGNRRHFRELLTKSEEGISSNILSDRLKNLLEQGVLTREDDPTHKQKGIYSLTEKGIELLPVLAQMAAWGYKYLPVTEELGIRARLLDEGGPKLWAAFMDELREMHLGMKRKNKGPSVFAKLQAAYQAVVAKQRKN from the coding sequence ATGCACGAGGCCCATCGCTCCGGCTGCCCGATCAATCTCACGCTCGAGGTGCTCGGCGACAAGTGGAGCTTGCTGATCGTTCGCGACATCATTTTCGGCAACCGACGGCATTTTCGCGAACTGCTGACCAAGTCCGAGGAGGGGATTTCGTCCAACATCCTGTCCGACCGTCTCAAGAATCTGCTGGAGCAGGGCGTCCTCACGCGCGAGGACGACCCGACGCATAAGCAGAAGGGCATCTACAGCCTGACCGAGAAGGGCATCGAGCTGTTGCCCGTGCTCGCGCAGATGGCGGCCTGGGGCTACAAATATCTGCCGGTGACGGAAGAGCTGGGCATCCGCGCGCGGCTGCTCGACGAGGGCGGCCCGAAACTATGGGCGGCATTCATGGACGAACTGCGCGAGATGCACCTCGGCATGAAGCGCAAGAACAAAGGCCCGTCGGTCTTCGCCAAATTGCAGGCGGCGTATCAGGCGGTGGTGGCGAAGCAGCGGAAGAATTGA